The proteins below are encoded in one region of Paenibacillus albus:
- a CDS encoding GH25 family lysozyme, giving the protein MQAKSPSNVKVIDVSHHNGVIDWKKVKADGVLGVFIKASEGLTFVDDKFKTNASGASAAGIKVGFYHYVHPESNTAKSEAAHFASVVSGVKADFPHVLDVEGDAGQVSVSKLTQWCVDWLQEVESLTKHPAMLYTGAYFARDNLTQPLGQWPLWIAHYGVTTPLANDTWSEWAVFQFSENERVGGISGDVDMNAMEKAFWDKYANSNIPQPLSPEDDVKVVVNDQLASFGRIIDGSTFTPLRQLGDSLGIPVSWDSSTSTPYFDGKPVTNFKLIEDRTYIGVRSAGEMLGATTIHWDSANRKVYIYY; this is encoded by the coding sequence ATGCAAGCTAAAAGTCCAAGCAATGTAAAAGTCATCGACGTCTCGCATCATAATGGCGTAATTGACTGGAAGAAGGTTAAAGCGGACGGGGTACTTGGCGTCTTCATAAAAGCCAGCGAAGGATTAACGTTTGTTGACGATAAATTTAAGACGAATGCGAGCGGGGCTTCAGCGGCAGGTATCAAGGTCGGATTTTATCATTACGTGCATCCTGAGTCGAATACCGCGAAGTCAGAAGCGGCGCATTTTGCTAGCGTTGTGAGTGGAGTGAAGGCGGACTTCCCGCATGTGCTTGATGTGGAAGGCGATGCGGGGCAAGTATCGGTGAGCAAGCTGACACAGTGGTGCGTGGATTGGCTACAGGAAGTAGAGAGCCTGACAAAGCACCCTGCCATGCTGTACACCGGGGCATACTTTGCCAGAGATAATTTGACCCAGCCGCTCGGCCAGTGGCCGCTGTGGATTGCCCATTACGGCGTTACTACTCCGCTAGCTAACGATACTTGGAGCGAATGGGCAGTATTCCAATTCTCCGAGAATGAGCGGGTTGGCGGTATTAGCGGCGATGTCGATATGAATGCAATGGAGAAAGCATTCTGGGACAAATATGCGAATTCGAATATCCCCCAGCCGCTCAGCCCGGAGGATGACGTCAAAGTCGTCGTCAACGATCAACTGGCCTCGTTCGGCCGAATCATTGACGGCAGCACGTTTACACCGCTTCGCCAGCTCGGCGACTCGCTCGGCATTCCGGTGTCATGGGATTCCTCGACATCGACGCCGTACTTCGACGGCAAGCCGGTGACGAACTTTAAGCTGATCGAGGACCGCACCTACATCGGCGTAAGGTCGGCAGGCGAAATGCTCGGCGCGACGACGATTCATTGGGATAGCGCGAATAGGAAAGTGTATATTTACTACTAA